One genomic window of Candidatus Methylomirabilota bacterium includes the following:
- a CDS encoding adenine nucleotide alpha hydrolase, translating to MANRPRALVAWSSGKDSAWALQVLRQAGEVEVVGLLTTFNEAFDRVAMHAVRRGLVEAQARAASLPLIDVPLPWPCSNADYEEAMGRALAEARTQLKVTHVAFGDLFLEDVRHYRESRMQGTGLTPLFPLWGMPTATLARTMVASGLTARITCVDPNRLSASYAGRLFDGHLLDELPDDVDPCGERGEFHTFACAGPMFAHPIPVSLGEVVARDGFVFADLLPGTDSDGC from the coding sequence ATGGCGAACCGTCCGCGAGCGCTCGTCGCGTGGAGCAGCGGGAAGGACTCGGCTTGGGCGCTCCAGGTCTTACGGCAGGCGGGTGAGGTGGAGGTGGTGGGACTGCTCACCACCTTCAACGAGGCGTTCGATCGGGTGGCCATGCACGCCGTTCGGCGTGGGCTAGTCGAGGCGCAGGCACGGGCCGCCAGCCTCCCGCTCATCGATGTGCCGCTGCCCTGGCCCTGCTCGAATGCGGATTACGAGGAGGCGATGGGCCGGGCCCTAGCCGAGGCGCGCACGCAGCTCAAGGTTACGCATGTCGCCTTCGGCGATCTCTTCCTTGAGGACGTCCGGCACTATCGCGAGAGTCGGATGCAGGGCACTGGCCTCACACCGCTGTTTCCGCTCTGGGGAATGCCAACGGCCACGCTCGCCCGCACCATGGTTGCGTCAGGTCTCACGGCGCGCATCACGTGCGTCGATCCAAACAGGCTCTCCGCCTCGTATGCAGGACGCCTGTTCGATGGACACCTATTGGATGAATTGCCTGATGATGTAGATCCCTGTGGCGAACGAGGGGAGTTTCACACCTTCGCCTGTGCAGGGCCGATGTTCGCCCATCCGATCCCGGTGAGCCTCGGGGAGGTTGTCGCCCGTGACGGCTTCGTCTTCGCCGACCTGCTGCCAGGAACCGACAGCGACGGCTGTTGA
- a CDS encoding AbrB/MazE/SpoVT family DNA-binding domain-containing protein yields METAHVTSKGQLVVPSRLRRKYGIKPGTKICFIERDSEIVFQPVTPEYIRSVCGMLKSETSVTGELLKERARDKEREEAEFEANRTR; encoded by the coding sequence ATGGAAACCGCGCATGTGACAAGTAAGGGTCAGCTCGTCGTCCCGTCTCGGCTGCGTCGCAAGTATGGCATCAAGCCCGGTACGAAGATCTGCTTTATCGAGCGCGATAGCGAGATCGTATTCCAGCCCGTAACACCGGAATATATCCGGAGCGTCTGCGGTATGCTCAAAAGCGAGACGTCCGTCACTGGAGAGCTGCTAAAGGAACGGGCGAGGGACAAGGAGCGCGAAGAGGCCGAGTTTGAAGCGAACCGTACTCGATAG